In one window of Camelina sativa cultivar DH55 chromosome 15, Cs, whole genome shotgun sequence DNA:
- the LOC104748717 gene encoding E3 ubiquitin-protein ligase MBR1-like, producing the protein MNPMQGPRSTGGSSTEVNQADGESIYCTESNLNNILNPSDTGFPNNSIPSGRPTYASSSSHAAQEHNWWRLGESSSISGHSDQVNSIGMKTNHQLPQDASHHFVGYGSEGRQLGLNGMMVHGGVHAGSHIRSGPSFLRGSSSTPMTQHVDMSMDMDSDNSIAQTSGVVNRHNSYGSSLGSSIQAAGESSSGPTSSFGGWGSSCKRKALEGSPSHSFSGETPNRIVQTENSASHRGLAQYGASSSLSLATPSSQSSPNVTNHFGRTEHMFGSGGERAVAASAFRSTRNTDTLSRAGRRSNPRQPQESIAFSISHAGTSVPPTGSLQQNLPLNAPFVDPIDVRSTPITSGSTGENQTNIVHLPALTRNIHQFAWDASFSSRASSSSGIGMPAERVGPQWETSRSNPEQPLFAPATDMRHPEHDLWSFTRGYPGSSIDPPFVPRAGPSSDIHEPQPSPSWIPPQSASLNIPSRTSELSPWSLFPSIESQSASHGASLPLLPAGPSVLSNEVTVPSGSSSRSHRSRQRRSGMLLERQNELLHRHIGRSLGADSNGRNQIISEIRQVLHAMRRGENLRVEDYMVLDPLIYQGMTDXIL; encoded by the exons ATGAATCCAATGCAAGGGCCACGGAGTACTGGTGGTTCATCTACTGAAGTGAACCAGGCAGATGGTGAATCGATTTACTGCACAGAGAGCAATTTGAATAACATTCTGAATCCATCAGACACTGGATTTCCAAACAATAGTATTCCTTCAGGACGACCAACTTACGCAAGTTCGAGTTCTCATGCTGCTCAAGAACATAATTGGTGGAGGTTGGGGGAATCCAGTTCCATATCTGGGCATTCTGATCAGGTCAATTCAATTGGAATGAAGACAAATCACCAGCTGCCTCAAGATGCTTCTCATCACTTTGTTGGCTATGGGTCTGAGGGAAGGCAATTAGGTTTGAATGGTATGATGGTACATGGAGGGGTTCATGCTGGCAGTCACATCAGAAGTGGGCCTTCTTTCTTGCGCGGTTCAAGCTCTACTCCTATGACACAGCATGTAGATATGAGTATGGACATGGATAGCGATAATAGTATTGCGCAGACTTCCGGGGTAGTTAACCGTCATAATAGCTATGGGAGTTCATTAGGAAGCTCAATCCAGGCTGCTGGGGAGAGTAGCAGTGGTCCTACTTCTTCATTTGGTGGTTGGGGTTCATCCTGCAAAAGAAAAGCTCTTGAAGGATCCCCTAGTCATTCTTTTTCTGGTGAAACTCCTAACCGCATTGTTCAGACTGAAAATAGTGCTTCGCATAGAGGTCTTGCTCAATATGGTGCTTCAAGTAGCTTAAGTTTGGCTACACCCTCCTCACAAAGTTCTCCAAATGTTACTAATCATTTTGGCCGGACAGAACATATGTTTGGATCTGGTGGTGAAAGAGCAGTTGCAGCCAGTGCTTTTCGTTCTACAAGAAACACTGACACCTTATCTAGAGCTGGTAGACGATCAAATCCCAGGCAGCCTCAGGAGTCCATAGCATTCAGCATATCACATGCTGGAACTTCTGTGCCTCCCACTGGTTCTTTGCAACAGAATTTACCATTAAACGCTCCTTTTGTAGATCCTATAGATGTGAGATCAACACCAATTACTAGTGGAAGCACTGGTGAGAATCAGACAAATATAGTCCACCTCCCTGCTTTGACCAGAAATATACACCAATTTGCTTGGGATGCTTCTTTCAGTTCCAGAGCAAGCAGTTCCTCGGGTATAGGGATGCCTGCAGAGCGAGTAGGACCACAGTGGGAAACATCGAGAAGCAACCCAGAGCAGCCCTTGTTTGCACCTGCAACTGACATGAGACATCCAGAGCATGATCTTTGGAGTTTCACACGTGGATACCCTGGTTCATCTATAGATCCTCCATTTGTTCCTCGAGCAGGACCGAGTTCAGATATTCATGAGCCACAGCCTAGTCCCTCATGGATTCCTCCTCAGAGTGCCTCACTAAATATTCCATCGAGAACATCAGAACTTTCTCCTTGGTCTTTATTTCCTAGTATTGAATCTCAATCTGCTAGTCATGGTGCCTCTCTTCCGTTATTACCCGCAGGCCCTTCTGTTCTGTCAAATGAGGTGACAGTGCCATCGGGTTCTAGTAGCCGGAGCCATCGCTCACGGCAAAGGAGATCAGGGATGTTATTGGAGAGACAAAATGAACTTCTCCACCGTCACATAGGGAGGAGCTTAGGTGCTGACAGTAAtggaagaaatcaaatcatttCCGAG ATACGTCAGGTGTTGCACGCCATGAGAAGAGGGGAGAATTTACGGGTTGAG GATTACATGGTGCTAGATCCACTTATCTACCAGGGTATGACTGACANAATCTTATGA
- the LOC104747371 gene encoding UDP-glycosyltransferase 73B4-like yields the protein MNREKIHILFFPFMAHGHMIPVLDMAKLFASRGAKSTLLTTPINAKILEKPIEAFKVQNPDFEIGIKIFNFPCVELGLPEGCENGDFINSYQKSDSSNLFVKFILSTKYMKHQLESFIETTRPSALVADMFFPWATESAEKFGVPRLVFHGTSVFALCCSYNMRIHKPHKKVSTSSTPFVIPGLPGEEIVITRDQANVVFDEETPFGKFWKEVRESEISSFGVLVNSFYELESAYADFYSSSVAKRVWHIGPLSLSNKEFAEKAGRGKKATIDEEECLIWLDSKTPGSVVYMSFGSRTSFTNEQLLEIAYGLESSGQNFIWVVRKNENQGENEEWLPKGFEERTTRKGLIIRGWAPQVLILDHIAVGGFVTHCGWNSAMEGIAAGLPMVTWPMGAEQFYNEKQLTKVLRIGVNVGATELVKKGKLISREEVDKAVREVIVGEEAEERRIRAKKLGEMAKDAVEKGGSSYNNVNKFMKELNSRK from the exons ATGAACAGAGAGAAAATTCATATTTTGTTCTTCCCCTTCATGGCTCATGGTCACATGATTCCCGTTCTAGACATGGCCAAGCTTTTCGCAAGCAGAGGAGCCAAATCAACCCTCCTCACAACTCCAATCAATGCTAAGATCTTGGAGAAACCTATTGAAGCATTCAAAGTTCAAAATCCTGACTTCGAAATTGGAATCAAGATCTTCAACTTCCCTTGTGTAGAGCTTGGATTGCCTGAAGGATGCGAGAACGGTGACTTTATTAACTCATACCAAAAATCTGACTCAAGTAACTTGTTCGTGAAGTTTATTCTCTCTACCAAGTATATGAAACATCAGTTGGAAAGTTTCATTGAAACAACCAGACCAAGTGCTCTTGTGGCCGATATGTTCTTCCCCTGGGCGACAGAATCTGCTGAGAAGTTCGGTGTGCCTAGACTTGTATTCCACGGCACGTCAGTCTTTGCCTTGTGTTGTTCGTATAACATGAGGATTCATAAGCCTCACAAGAAAGTCTCTACGAGTTCCACTCCTTTTGTAATCCCAGGTCTTCCAGGGGAGGAGATAGTTATCACAAGAGACCAAGCCAATGTTGTTTTTGACGAAGAAACTCCATTTGGAAAGTTTTGGAAAGAGGTCAGGGAATCAGAGATCAGTAGTTTTGGTGTTTTGGTGAATAGCTTCTACGAGCTGGAATCTGCTTATGCTGATTTTTACAGTAGTTCTGTGGCGAAAAGAGTTTGGCATATTGGTCCGCTTTCGTTATCTAACAAAGAGTTTGCCGAGAAAGCCGGAAGAGGGAAAAAGGCAACCATTGATGAGGAAGAATGCCTCATATGGCTCGACTCTAAGACACCTGGTTCAGTAGTTTACATGTCCTTTGGCAGCCGAACTAGCTTCACCAACGAACAGCTGTTAGAGATCGCTTACGGTCTTGAAAGCTCTGGACAAAACTTCATCTGGGTGGTTAGGAAAAATGAAAACCAAG GTGAAAATGAAGAGTGGTTGCCTAAAGGGTTTGAGGAGAGGACTACAAGAAAAGGGCTGATAATACGCGGATGGGCTCCGCAAGTGCTGATACTTGACCACATAGCAGTAGGAGGATTTGTGACgcattgtggatggaactcggCTATGGAGGGCATTGCCGCGGGGCTGCCTATGGTAACTTGGCCGATGGGGGCGGAACAGTTTTACAACGAGAAGCAATTGACAAAAGTTTTGAGAATAGGAGTGAACGTGGGAGCTACCGAGTTGGTGAAAAAAGGAAAGCTGATTAGTAGAGAGGAAGTGGATAAAGCAGTGAGGGAAGTGATAGTTGGAGAAGAGGCAGAAGAAAGGCGGATACGTGCTAAGAAGCTGGGCGAGATGGCTAAAGACGCTGTGGAGAAAGGAGGGTCTTCTTATAATAATGTTAACAAGTTTATGAAAGAGTTGAATAGTCGAAAGTAA